Proteins from a genomic interval of Oncorhynchus nerka isolate Pitt River linkage group LG13, Oner_Uvic_2.0, whole genome shotgun sequence:
- the LOC115140441 gene encoding muscarinic acetylcholine receptor M5-like codes for MDVEDLQNQNSTFDGNTSDIQPVPHNLWEVFTIATISAIVSLITVVGNVLVMLSFKVNSQLKTVNNYYLLSLAFADLIIGALSMNLYTSYILMGYWSLGNLACDLWLALDYVASNASVMNLLVISFDRYFSITRPLTYRAKRTPKRAAIMIGLAWLVSFVLWAPPILCWQYFAGERTVPADQCQIQFFSEPVITFGTAIAAFYIPVSIMTLLYSRIYKETEKRTKDLAELQGLTTSGHPETVNKPQKTVLLQSCFGSSNDRRDRRNQASWSSSNQSNVTKTTTRSDELAWAHADQITSFNSYTSSEETRHPVSAATSQGTIKGQVQSQTEKGQTAADYGDNEEGEYFQTATPPLKKLSKKGISYKFKLVSKDTSSPPQNDKITNTDLKTAPPRPSESDQIGQNHHQNSSPSSPTTTTPKPMDPSLKSQITKRKRMVLIKEKKAAQTLSAILLAFILTWTPYNIMVLISTFCSDCIPVSLWHLGYWLCYVNSTINPMCYALCNETFQKTFKMLLMCRWRKKRGEDKLYWCGQNPAINSKMT; via the coding sequence ATGGATGTTGAGGACCTCCAGAACCAAAACTCAACATTTGATGGCAACACATCAGACATTCAGCCTGTCCCACACAACCTATGGGAGGTCTTCACCATAGCGACCATATCGGCCATCGTCAGCCTTATAACAGTCGTAGGCAATGTTCTGGTGATGCTGTCGTTCAAGGTCAACAGTCAACTAAAGACAGTCAACAACTACTACCTTCTCAGCTTAGCCTTCGCTGACCTCATAATAGGAGCCCTGTCCATGAACTTATACACCTCATACATCCTAATGGGCTATTGGTCCTTAGGGAACCTAGCCTGTGACCTCTGGTTAGCCCTGGATTATGTGGCCAGCAATGCCTCCGTTATGAACTTGTTAGTCATCAGTTTCGACAGATACTTCTCCATCACAAGGCCGCTGACCTATAGAGCCAAGAGGACGCCGAAGAGAGCGGCTATTATGATTGGCTTAGCGTGGTTGGTGTCGTTTGTCCTCTGGGCACCGCCTATCCTGTGCTGGCAGTACTTTGCGGGAGAGAGGACGGTCCCGGCAGACCAGTGCCAGATCCAGTTCTTCTCCGAGCCGGTGATCACGTTCGGCACGGCCATCGCAGCGTTCTACATCCCTGTCTCCATCATGACCCTCCTCTACAGTAGGATCTACAAGGAGACAGAGAAACGCACCAAGGACCTGGCTGAGCTGCAGGGTCTCACCACATCTGGTCACCCAGAGACTGTTAATAAACCCCAGAAAACAGTTCTGTTACAGTCCTGTTTTGGCTCCAGTAAcgacaggagggacaggaggaacCAGGCCTCATGGTCCTCGTCCAACCAGAGCAACGTCACCAAGACCACGACCCGGTCGGACGAGCTGGCCTGGGCCCATGCTGACCAGATCACCTCCTTTAACAGCTACACCTCGTCCGAGGAGACTCGCCATCCTGTTTCAGCGGCAACCTCTCAGGGGACAATCAAAGGTCAAGTTCAAAGTCAGACAGAGAAAGGACAGACGGCCGCCGATTACGGCGATAACGAAGAAGGCGAGTATTTCCAGACCGCCACTCCACCGCTGAAAAAACTCAGCAAGAAGGGAATATCTTACAAGTTCAAATTGGTCTCGAAGGATACCAGCAGCCCTCCTCAGAATGACAAAATCACCAACACAGACCTCAAAACAGCTCCTCCACGTCCCTCTGAGTCTGACCAGATAGGTCAGAACCACCACCAGAACTCCTCTCCAtcatcccccaccaccaccacccccaagcCCATGGACCCCTCCCTGAAGAGCCAGATCACCAAGAGGAAGAGGATGGTCCTCATCAAGGAGAAGAAAGCTGCTCAGACCCTCAGTGCCATCCTCCTGGCCTTCATCCTAACATGGACTCCGTACAACATCATGGTGCTCATCTCCACCTTCTGTTCTGACTGcatccctgtgtctctctggcaCCTGGGCTACTGGCTCTGCTATGTCAACAGCACCATCAACCCCATGTGTTACGCGTTGTGTAATGAGACCTTTCAGAAGACCTTTAAGATGCTGTTGATGTGTCggtggaggaagaagagaggggaggataagCTGTACTGGTGCGGACAGAACCCGGCCATCAACAGCAAGATGACATGA